The following DNA comes from Xiphophorus hellerii strain 12219 chromosome 5, Xiphophorus_hellerii-4.1, whole genome shotgun sequence.
tacttttACATCCAATGCCTTTTTTCTTTCCGACCACATATTGCGCAAACCCCAACTTCTTGAAACTCCCCTGTACTGTCACCCACCCATTGCCCTCTCACACAAAAAGTTTCGTCGTGCACAGACATTCTTCTGCAAAGACATGGTTTCTCACAGGAAGTTATGTTTTCACACCATCTTtaacaaaccaaaccaaaaaataaGACCCGTTAAACCTGACAGCTCTGACACAGCTTTTCATTCGGTTTTCCTCATTCAAATTTCTTATTGTTTGCATCGTTTTTATTAAGACTTCTACGTTGTGAAACCCTTAAACATTCCGATATGTTAAGGAGTGCATTGCACAAGACACAAAACAGGAAGCTGAGTTCtcttaacttttataaacaattgTGGCTGGCTCTGTTGAGCATGGGAGCAAAATGTGctgacaaaacttttttttttccccccctgccTTTCTGAAAACTTGTGCATACAACGAGAGGGCGCCATCTACTGAAAGTAAAGTAGTGCGATGTGACTTGGTGTAATTTTCAAAATGGCCTTTCATTAGCAAAGTGCTGCACTGAGTAAGTGCAATGTGAAATATAACTAAAATGCAGAAGTATGAATTTGAGTTCAAACTTTGTTTgtgttcctttatttttatttttccttggGAAAAAATGGCTAATTCACAATATTTTCTGGAAACAAGATGTCTTCTTTAGACTTGTCAAGGAAATTAACACCATCTACTTTAAAACAATAGTTTAAACTAGTCTTTAGACAGAACCTCCAATAAATCCatgacatgtttttaaatgtgcatcaTAGGGAGTGAAATAAGTGTTTGATCATCAAGCAGAATCTCCCTATGTCCGCTAGGGGGCTCCGTATCATTGTGTACGTCATTTAAAAGCTACTGGCGGgtaaaaagcaaacaattaacagaaatattgtTGCACCTACAACAGTGATGTACTGTAGCTCAGTTTTGTTGAGTGTTACTTTTAGGATGTGCCCTCTGGGTGAGTCATGTGACCTGTGAGGGCTTCCTGGTGTCTGTGGGCCCTGTGTTGGCTGTAGCTGATAAGGCAATTTAAATACTGGACATTAAATCCTTGTCAACATTCCTCAGAcagtgctgccatctgctggaaTTTTAAAGAAACTTCAGAACTCTATGCTAATAAACGTGGATATTTCTCAAAAACTTTGAATATCATAAAgaagtaaaatcttttttttttttcactcaaagTGACATTTATGTATTATgcagatttattaaatattgagTTGAATATTTCAAGTCTTTATGTTTTGTAATATTAGTTATGGATAGGTAATAGAAACCCAGAATTCAGTATTTTGGAAATTTATTATATTGTGGGAAAAGCAAAGTACTTAAAACACACAGAGTCGCATCCTAAACGGTTCATTAACTCAAAAAAACGTTCATTCTCATAATTATTGCTAGAAACAAAGATCTATTTAGGAGTTTAAAAAATCATATGAATTGTCATTTTTCCACCAgaactttattttcctttgattttgAGTGATCAAATATTCACATTCAGGCATCAAAGAGGTCTTTTTAACAGGTGTAGTTTATTCCACTGCTATTGCCACTAGAATAATAGTTAGGATGAATATAACAGGGTGAGCAACAATTTTTCTGTAGCTTTTTCATGAATACATAACTTATTTgagtgcttaaaaaaataactgcaacAACAGTTTGGGAGCATTTTAgctatttaaaactaaaaactaatcaataactGTCAATAGCTAATCAATAGCTATTGACGTCCAATGATTTGAAACGCTTATATCGTGACATATTTTTCAGTCATGTCGTCCAATAttacatgtatatttttacatttcttactCGTTTATATTGTTCTCAACAAATACAAGTGCGTTGCCTGTGTAcgttttttatttgcttatcaATTGTTGACCTTGTCGTCGTAAGTGCCACTGCCCTTATAACCAGACACATATCCACTGGCGTCTGTCATTTCCTCACGCCCAGATAATCCTTTCCCTTTGCCTGACTCGTCAAAGCGCTCCTTGTGTGACCCGGTGTACTTGGATGTGTCCGTCAGTCTGTCCACTCCTCCTACCTTTGAAATTTTCTAAGAAGTAACGAAAAGCAGAAAGCATCCGATGAGAAACCTAAAGTAGTAAGTTACATGCAAAACAGTTCATTCAGTTCAGATACGAAAAAGGAACGCGTGAAATACACACTGTCAACTTAGATTGCACTGCATCGTTGGCGGAGTAGACACATTGACACAAAATGATGAATACcgttggttttagctgtcaactTTTTAACATAACGAGCTAAATCGTAAATGTATGCGtgatatattaaagaaaaagggacgcaatgttttgctactaattgtcaacactatgacAACTAGAAAACCAGGTCCAAAAGTATCCCATGTCACAGGTcactaaaaagttttaattaaagaaaaaaatagcgaGGGAGAGGAAAgcaggtcagttatgctagcttgactttgacaaccttatcacgaagatgtgctgtggaattcggTGTGTTTCCATTCAGTTACAAAAAAAGGCAACCTGCACACCTACTCTCTGAAAGATCATTAGTGATgcaattagctaatcaaccactaCTGTTTTCACATAATCCCTccttaataatcgcaaaataaacatcaaacctGAATAATACATGCAACTGTTTTGGACTCAATGTTCTGTTATTTGTTGCCGTGTTTTTGGTGTTAAATCCTGATACACTTGAACGTGATATCTGCTCTGTCAGCTAGTTCAGATGTTGTCAGCCAGTTGCTATGACAGTGGATTCGTGTGCAGCATAAAACCAACTAAGTGGgagtgctgtggtggcgcaggggttaagcacaacccacatgtGGAGGCCTTAATCCTTGACGTGGATGTCACGAGTTCAAGTCCTGGACTGACCACTTtggccgcatgtcttcccccttctctcattacccattttcctgtcaattcactatcaaataaaggccactagagccaataaaacctgaaaaaaaaaaatccaacaaggTGAacgagaaaaaaagaaaaatacgagtggttttgagttgttcttcaccggtttttctgcgttatttttccCTTGTTGTGGTGCCCTGCACTAgattaataatacctacatctccaattttaattttgtcaacAGAATTGTactacagcagcagcacagctATGGGTGGTAAAAGAATAGACTTTTTGCCCACTAGTGTTGTGTCGCTAGAGGGCACAACACTAGAGGTTGTTCCAGTGTGGAGGTTgttctaaccctaacccttacatCCATTTACATACGGAAATGTATAcaaatttccagatgtaaacaatagCATTCGACGTACCTAAATGTATGTATTGTGTTACTCATGGCACAATACATACATTGTGTTGCACATGTTTATACCATCTGTTGCTGTTAACATGAGTaacacaaatttttaaaaactattttttctttttaccaatcAAAATGAAAGTGACCCATCGAGTCAGTCAGAAATCTACCCATGAGAGTGTTGAAGGAGGCATTGATATGACCTGCTTATACTTACAGTGACTCCAGCATTGGCAGGATCCTGCCCAGCAACGAGACCGTACATATGCTCAATAGCCTCCGCTTGGGTCTTGCCTTTGAATCGCTTTTGAGCCAACTCATGCAGTGCCTGGTTGAACTCTTCAAATGTGATGACACGAGCGGTCTTTGccctggtttaaaaaaaaaaaaagggacaaacCCTGTTATTGCTATTTTTTCCGTTTTATCTGTCATTGTGCTTTAACACCAACCTGCAAATAGAACTAGAGATAGGAATTAGCCAACTGGCAATAATCTCATGCATGTTTccatatgaatatttattaatacgtattgtcctattttttttttttttaataaacttgaaAATGTCATGGAAGTTCTGTGTGAATATAAACAACATCATTTATGTGGAGATATATTTTGGTTATGTAAAAAGGGTAGTTGTTTAATAAACGCTGCTGTAATGGTAGCctttatcaaaataaaaccacaaactgtgCTGAAATAGTTATTCAAATGTAGagtatttattctgaaaaaataaagaaaacaagtaaGAATAATCACCAAACATGAAACAGACATTCCTGCTCTTTGTTGTTGGGACACTTTGCTAGCATTAATATTTTGAGAAGATGAATACTGTCCTAAGTCTTACTTGACTTTGCTGAAAACTATATCAACATCAGTGGAAGTGACGTGCTTGCCGTCTATAATTTGACAGTCTTTGCACATCTTGGCAAAGTTCTTTCCATTCATCTCCCTCCCAGTCGCATGAGGATCTCCGTGGACTGCAAACTTCTGGAAAGCGGTTTCCGCGTCTGCGGAGGTCGCTGATCCCGAGGCCATGCTGAAGCAGACGTACAGGTTTTTAATATTGAGAGAAATATCTTTGATTAATGGTTTCACTGATAGGATCACATTCTTTGAATCCCTTGACAGTAATAAGAAcacaaagttaaaacatttttttgatgTCGTTGCAtgggaaacaacaaaaagcaccTGGATAAGATTacatcaaaatgtctaaaaggTGAAAATCATGcgagaattgttttttttacgtgTAAAGTTTTACCTCTTTGTTTCTATCTAAAACATTCTAATGGTGCGTTCCTCCTCAAACGTAtcaacatgttaaataaaaagcacaaagtcATGACAAGCaagcagacattttaaaaaaggcgCGGATTGTTGAAAGCTGCATGGTGTCAGCGCGGTGCCTGTTGCTAGGAAACGGGACGCAACTTTTAACTGCACATTCCAGGACAATACCGTATTTTACGAGACGGGTGGAAAAACTATTAATCTTGAGAAATACTGCTTAGAAATTTTAGCGACATTATTAATTAGAGACACAATGAACACCCACTATTTCTCTAAATTTACAGTAACGCCGTTACCTACAACAACGAGCGTCACGGCTTGCTTTGAGTGCAAGAACAGTTCATTATGTTGCTACAAGGACCTTAGCTATGGAGGTCGTGCCTTAAATGTGGAACATAAAACTTACCTGCTGTTGTAAATGCAGTAATACAACGTAAAATTTCTGGCTGCTTAACCTCCGCTTTCCTCAGTCCCCTGACTCTCCTCCTTAACCGTTGCTAACGGTCAAAAGTCGTTAGAAGTCGCTAAGTGACGTCACCGGCAGTTTTGTGAATGCGTGACTCGTGCGTGAGAGCGAGTCTCTTCTCCATACATCCTATCTCTGGGTTTTTCTGAACTGCGGGGCCCCTTCAGACTGACCGTGGTGGCGGGATAGGCTCACAACAGCGCTCATTGCTCGCTGTAACTGCAGTTACGATTGGTGCCTTTAGGAGGCGCTGTTTCTACCCTGTTTGGCTAGgccaggggtcggcaaccaatggctccggagccacgtgtggctctttcatccttctgttgtggctcgcagtgactttgggaaatagaatattttattaaaattaaatcattaaaaaattataaattaaaatcattttaaaataaatttctaaatctgaagattatggtaaacttgtaacattaaaacaaaaagttttgaacatttttagcacccaaaatatacgtcatgtccgctgatgtgcgacaggcattcctggcgtaccccacatgtctggcagaccgcatttttttagcgcactgatttattgacttttttttttttttttttttttttttttttatttatttatttatttatttcgaacagactttaaaacaatcaaaagaaaataaaataaaatggaatgaaacaaacttaagaaataaaatatgaaacaaattattatgCCCATGTGACATGCAAAATTTTCTGTTCgaaaaggagcaggtagaagATACATCTTATAATGTCCTGCCCCTTTCCTACTTGTCAATGTATTTACAATGAACTATCATAACatcaaaaagagaaatttttccattttttcatcATGTATAActatacaaaattattttaagtactATTTATATCATCAATTACATTATAGCCTATTGGATATTAAACATCTTATACAGCATATTTTGAAATGAGCTCTGCTTtaatcagctttttaaattggcttacatttgtaatttgttttaactcatcATTCAATCCATTCCAGACATTTACTCCAcacacagataaacaaaaactcttCCTGGTTGTtctaatatgttgttttttaaaatatccttcACCTCTTAGATAATAACCACCCTCTCTGTCAGCAAACATTTCCTGTATACTGTGTGGAAGTTTTTGATGTCTGACCTTAAACATGAATTGtgtagttttaaatgttaccagGTCCCAGAATTTCagtatatttgatttaataaataactgGTTTGTGTGTTCCCAGTATCCCACTTTATGTAATATTCGGATGGATTGTTTTTGTAAGAGGTATAATGgctgtaaatttgttttgtatgtatTCCCCCAGACTTCCACACAATATGTCAAATGTGGTGCAATCCTTGATCTTTGATCcttgcctggaaaatacatcatgagtaaatccaagaaaaggaaacattctgaagatggcagaacatttaatgctacgtggacagatcattttgctttcaccgctgatgaaactggttcaccagtctgcttaatatgtggcgaaagactggcaaacaacaagaagtcaaatgttgaaagacatttcaagagcaaacactccgtctttgctaaaaaatatcccgagggagaggagagaaaaaaggccgtttcggagctgatgcgaaaggctgaagcaccaaacagttaataataataaacaagttttcactgaggctctgtaagagccatatgaatgaaataagtaattattgatatgacaggagcaagcggctttgacacttaggtgtgtcgacgtgggagtgacgtcaccaggtatgagtgggaaggatactggctttgtgtgtattaggaagcggtgagcggggcggtcagtccttgcaaagtttggagcctgatcatcaaaattgaataaatcgataattgtgacaaaacaaagaaaaggtttggagttgattgatacatgGACAGATGaaattccccgagttaacccagtgcggccctttaccatcattagtttgtcgtgtttttaataataaaaacttgttaatagtaaaaactgtttggtgcaaaacaatgattgaaaatcaatttatttactgcatgtttatgtctgttaaggctaagatggagcggcactgaaagcagctctttaaaccattcagactagaacacaacagagacacaatcaaaactgtcagatgatttattacccgcgataataactcagaaatagtccaaattataatgtgtttttatttctttcctacttacggaaagtttctgtttatatcgtaggtttgtggggcctttctatcctaaagaaagatataaaacttcagatatttcacaaaaagatactaacattcatggaaaaacctcacataaccttatattaaagcataaagtacggcgcccccgtaagaaaggcttgcagtattcaattagctgcataactgaccagtacagtattgcgagggaacgcaaaggttttgcgagggaacgcaaaagaaaaaagttccccatgtcccctagagggctccgtactacgggacacagaagcagactgcgcattttttggtttgcttggttcgttcagtgccggtggataatatttggataagtttagatttttatctcctgaataagaggaggacaggtgactgcattctgtttctatgtttccttcagtgcgggttgggtaagtttcgatttttatttcttaaatacaaagacccaaatagacagagggtattttgtttgaaattgagcatcaacaaagtgtaaaatgcgttttgttacatgcagaaataaaattttgtgttctctgcagcagttcgttgatttcataaacgcaacatagtatcgatttttgtacatagcatataggttttatgtatatatgacgtcaaaatgggttgtggctccaaatgctttctttttattgggaggcggtcccaaatggctctttgaatagaaaaggttgccgacccctgggCTAGGATAAATCAAGTGAAGCGTTTTGTCACTCTATCCTGAAACAGCGAGCTAAGCTGCAGGAAAAACGACTTGTTTGTAACTTACTTCCATTTATTAAAGCTTCATTTAGAAGTAAACAAAATTACGTTTTCACTGGCAACACATAGGTTTGCTGTGAGATCTATTTgtattgtgttattttaataacTCCTAACAAATGTGTGGCCTAAATGTGTTCAAATCTCTCAAAAGGAAGATGGCTTTTCCTCAATTGTGATACTGGCTACAAGTTTGGTCATGTAAGTGTCGTAGATGTGTTTCTAATAGCTTCTGGAATTTTAATCATTTCGTGTTTGCTGACCACTAGTGGTTCGGTTTCTTACTTGTTGGCCTTTGATATGTAAAAAGGTTCTAATGACAAAGAAACTGTGTATTGGGCCAAAATGACACACCATGCTTGGTGTGATCTGCCattgaaaaacaatgaaaactcAAAGGAGCTTATAATCTTTAGGAGTTCTTTATTTATCAACACACACAAGTCTAGTACTTAAATGATTTTCTCAGcactgtttatttattctcacACTTAAAATATATGTGATACTTAAATTGTCAATACATATTATCTACACACACATCATTACTGATAAAATACTAATCCAAATGaacacaagtttaaaaaaaaaacaaaaaaaaactagaaaaccCAATTAAACCAACAGTCATCTTTTTGGACtatgggaggaagccggagaacccggagagaacccactaATGCACttggagaacatgcaaacctCATGAAGACCGGACCCAGGCAGGGATTGCATCCAATTTATTTCTATTGATCATTCTTAACCCTTTCATAATGGTATGTTTAGCAACATCCAACAGTTatcataaagaaaaatataaatatggtcTCACTGTACAGCATTCGTTACGCAttaaatagctaaaaaaaaaaattgttgattcttattttaatcagtttaaaatataaaagagagacaaaaaaaagtgaattttactTACATactacatttaacattttaaaataagagaagATGCTTGAGAAGATATGATGGTTGATGCTTTGTAGTTTTACATCAACTGATCAGTTATACAGGTTAAAGTGTAGACTAAGGAGATAAAAAATGGTTTTCACACAAATTGTcttcattttatcattttatcatTAACAAATATTCACCTGTTTGAGTACAGGAACcttgaagtaatttttttttctttaagtataAGGCATAGTGTTCTGCTTCAGCTGGCAGAGGGTAACAGAGGAGCCAACCCCAAAACCAGCAAACAGAGGCTCACTGAACTGAGCTCTGAACCTGTGGATGAGCTCCATTGTATTGGATATTGAATAGAAGGCCAACGTGTTGCCCGCATAGTCCAAGTACACACCTATCCTAGTGGCCCGGGGAGCTTCAGGCAgatctttgtctgctttgttGTGCCAGGCTGAGTATCCTGAATCAGAGCAGAGGAGACTCCACGACTTGTCGTTGTAGCCCAGAAGGCTGTTTGAATTTTTGCCCTTGCGACTGATGCTCTTGTAGGCCACACCGATGGAGAACTCCCCGCCCCACTCGGCCTCCCAGTAGAACCTGAAGCCAGACAGAGGCTCCTTGCACAGCACCTGGGAAAAGCCATCGAAGCGTTCCGGATGGTCCGGATAAAACTGGGTCGTTTTCTTTCGAGTGACTCTCTGATTGCCGTCTGACAGCACGAGCTCTTTGTAGACGGTGTTTGAATCAAAGGACAGTCTGACCGCATCtgagaagagggaaaaaaaacatccacagtGCACATTTCTTACTATTCACCTGCAACCACTGTATGCTTTGCTTTGAAGTCCTATTAGCATGTTCAAGTCAAGTCTGATGTCTTTCATGCTGAGTCTGAGGCCAATCATAAGTCCTTAATGTGAAGTTACAAAGTGAAcattactttttctttatttttcaacttcACCTTTAACCATGCCATAACacttaatttaacaaaatgaagTTGTTAATTGCCTTgaattctttaaataaaaacatttttacaaaaggtATAATTTTTGAACCCGATGGGCAACATAAGTTTGCattaatgtttaaagaaattgtAGAAATAGCTTTGCACCATGTCAAATACGTGAATgaatcaaacaggaagtgctgcTATTTTTAAGAACCTAGTTTATGAAATGTCTGTAgtttaacagaaagaaaacctgagactagtcaaaagtttttttgctctaaagcaacacaaagtaatttAACTGATAGGCTGTTATGAGCCATTAACTGACATACATGGGCCCCATATGTAGTATCACTCGACATTACCATAACAACCAGTCATTTGTAAAAAACTACAGTAACTTAAACTTACTAGATGAATCACACTTACATCTCAAGAAGTCTGTTCTGGATTTTGGCTCCTGAAAATCAACCCTGGAGGGAACTATGTGAATGACGATAAAGAAATTTTTGTTCTATAAAAAGGTCCACCATTTTAGTTGTTGCTCCTAAATTGCCAAATGTCATTGAGTTTACTAATCCTTACCTTTCAGGAGTTTGTCCCTATTTCGTGGCAGAAGTATATACACAGGAGTTTCGCTGACTGTGAGGAATGTCTGCGTTAGTTTGTTACATGATTTAACTTCAGTTCTGGGAATGTACAAGTATTTTCTAAATGAGCTTACCCGTCTTGGAGATCTTGCTCAGTTCCTTTTTACAGATGTCATCCAGGCTTTCTTTCATCTCTGTGGCTGTTTTGCTTATTTCTCCAAAGGAGAATTGAGGGTTGATGAGAACTTTAGGAACCATGGCCTCTGGAGGAACACACAGGGTGGGAAAATTCTGTGTGGcaaggaagagaaaagaaagagtttCGTCAAGAGctatgaaataaaactgaggTGTAGCTTAGTCTTAACCTGATTCTTCAAGACCTGGTTTCCACCctgtacacttgaaatatataACAAAAATGGCAATACAATTTTGGGATGACGAGAATTCCTCTATCAAAAACCAACAGATTGAATCCAGTATTTTGAATGAAAGCTTTATGTCATTATTTTCCATTAGGAACACTTGAGTGTTAGAAATGTATCAGCAAACAGATTTGTCTGATCCTATGGGACCTGCAGAAAGTGAATGTTGTCTTCTGTTTCCAGGATCTGTCGCAGCTCAGCGTCTCGCCGCTGCAGCTCCATTATCTCCTGCTCAAGGCGCTCAACGTAACCATCAGCCTGCGTCATGGCCGCCTGTATGTTGGCCATTATCATCTGGTTGATTTCAGACTTCCAGCGCTCGACTGCCTGCAACATCTCATGGAAGGTCTTATCGCTATCAGTCTGCGCACGCTGGGCAGCATTCtggagaaataaaattaaattaaatttgatgtcATACAGGGTAAGAATATTCTGAGATCCGGCGTACGGCGGTGAAAGGTAAATGTTATACTTGTTTCTATAATGTCTGACTTACTTTTAGAACATCCACATTGTGCTTGAGCTCCTGCAGCTCTTTCATCCTCTCTGAAATGATGTGCTGCACTTCGGACTGGGTCACCACCAGAACTTTCTGAAGGAAAAAGCACACACCGTCAAGTCATTTCACATCACTTTAAGGACGAGGTACTTTTAGCCTTAAtcactgtttttctctttatacTCTACAAAAGTATGATTTGATTTTACATTTGAAGCAGgataaaagtcataaaattctCTGATTTAGATTTCAGTAGTGTTTGCCACTTGGTACCTAACTGCATAGCTTTTGCTTAGTCCTTgccttctaaaaaaaaaatcccatttttgTGGACCAGCTACTGATCGACAAAGACCCACACATTTCTCTTTTGATCCAGAACGGATTTTGAACCAACTTTTGTCCATGAATTTTGACAATTTCCTATCAACTTTATGTTGTAAGCACACCACAGTCCCTTTTGCATCACTTTGCAGGCCCATGAATTCACAGCCTAATCTGGGAACAATCTAACCTGTGTACAAACTAGATTTTCCTCATTTGTAATCTCAAGGTTAAAAGTGtaagactcttattttgaaaaaaggaGATCAAGAGAACTTAGAACGTTTATGCAGTGTGTTTGTGGTTATACAACTATGCAATGctgaaaaagacacaaaaggttTCTCCATTATATGTAATGTATAGGGGTGCTGGACTAGAGGGGCGCCAAAACGAtggcagaaaaaatatttctagttGGTGTGTGATATGTTTTGTTCCTTTGAATCCTGTTGTTGTCTGATGACTTGGAGCTAAAACTAGAGAGGCAGAAAAGAAAGgggtcagaaaacaaaaattgaaCTTTTCAAAGCGGTTGACAGACAGTAGGTGAGTTTTGTCAGTCTATCAAAAAGACGCTTGTCAATATTCAAGTTAAGTTACTAGTAAAATAACATCTCTTGGTTGTCTTGCGACTTTGTGCTGTAGCTACAGATGTCTAAGGCTTTATTGTGTCAGCATACAACTCAGAAAGTACATAGCTGCGCCCCTGCATGTCGGCCATACAACCTACAAGCCAAAGCTGTTAGAACTCACTTGTTTCTCAATGCGCTCTTCTTCCGCCGAGGCAATGTTGTGGCTGCGGTGCTCTCTGACAGTACACAGCACGCAGATGCACATCTGGTCAGAGCGACAGAACAGCTCCAAGCCCTTCTCGTGCTGGGGGCAGATCTTCCTGTCCAGGTGGCCCGTCTCGTCCACGAGCTTGTGCCTCTTGAACGTGGACGACTCGTAATGAGGCTTGACGTGCGTCTCGCAGTAGTAAGCCAGACACATGAGGCACGACTTGACGGCCCTGTTGCGGCGGCCGACGCAAAAGTCGCAGTAGGATTCGCGGTGCATGTACGGGAAGGGGGTGAGCTCCGGGAGCTGCTGGCGGGGCTGTTGCTGGTGCTGAACGTCTGGCACGTTGCGTCTCAGGACGGGCCGTGGCGTGAAAGACGCGCGGCACTGAGGGCAGCTGTACACGCCCATGTGGTCGTACTGGTCCCAGTAGATCTTGATACACTCCAGGCAGTAAGTGTCCCCACAGGGAATGGTGACCGGGTCCCGGAGTCCATCAGCACACAGGGGACAGAAAGAGTCTGGTGGGAATGGGAAACCTGAATCGGCCATGTTTACTAACCAATTTATCCTGGGCAGTAATTCGTTTTTATTCCGATTAAGTTCTTATGCGAAATAGCAGTTTGTCAAATATTCCCAGAGAAAAAGGTCCACAAAGAGTTACTCCGTGGGCACGTCGGGATACCACCGGTCCTTCTGTAGGAACGCTGCGCTCTTTTCTGCTGACATTTAAAGGCAAGGCTTTGTTTCTACCACAAACAGTAAACTGATCTCTTCCCACAcaacttgttttcattttctgatcaAAAGTCCTGACGTCTGCACCTGTGGTGAAATTTGCTCTTCAACTTGAATATTATCTTCGCTCTTAAAGTAAGGTCAAGAA
Coding sequences within:
- the LOC116719633 gene encoding tubulin polymerization-promoting protein family member 2-like, encoding MASGSATSADAETAFQKFAVHGDPHATGREMNGKNFAKMCKDCQIIDGKHVTSTDVDIVFSKVKAKTARVITFEEFNQALHELAQKRFKGKTQAEAIEHMYGLVAGQDPANAGVTKISKVGGVDRLTDTSKYTGSHKERFDESGKGKGLSGREEMTDASGYVSGYKGSGTYDDKVNN
- the ftr84 gene encoding tripartite motif-containing protein 16; this translates as MADSGFPFPPDSFCPLCADGLRDPVTIPCGDTYCLECIKIYWDQYDHMGVYSCPQCRASFTPRPVLRRNVPDVQHQQQPRQQLPELTPFPYMHRESYCDFCVGRRNRAVKSCLMCLAYYCETHVKPHYESSTFKRHKLVDETGHLDRKICPQHEKGLELFCRSDQMCICVLCTVREHRSHNIASAEEERIEKQKVLVVTQSEVQHIISERMKELQELKHNVDVLKNAAQRAQTDSDKTFHEMLQAVERWKSEINQMIMANIQAAMTQADGYVERLEQEIMELQRRDAELRQILETEDNIHFLQNFPTLCVPPEAMVPKVLINPQFSFGEISKTATEMKESLDDICKKELSKISKTVSETPVYILLPRNRDKLLKVPSRVDFQEPKSRTDFLRYAVRLSFDSNTVYKELVLSDGNQRVTRKKTTQFYPDHPERFDGFSQVLCKEPLSGFRFYWEAEWGGEFSIGVAYKSISRKGKNSNSLLGYNDKSWSLLCSDSGYSAWHNKADKDLPEAPRATRIGVYLDYAGNTLAFYSISNTMELIHRFRAQFSEPLFAGFGVGSSVTLCQLKQNTMPYT